The following proteins are co-located in the Abditibacteriaceae bacterium genome:
- a CDS encoding cation-translocating P-type ATPase — protein sequence MKSLEAYSTEAPALQNETIAVRGMDCSSCARTIEKTVARMPGVASAEVSYSSEKLRVSFDSAQTDRAHIEATVAKLGYATGKQAATRAPHNHSEHSHDHSHHNHSHGDHAAQGSHGEASTAREFGLSFLAGVALAAAWLGERFLSLPHTAAIALYCVAYAAGGWNVAKHGISSALRGRLDIDFLMVIAAVGAAWLGDWPEGAFLLFLFSISHALEHRAMDKARGAIRALQSVRPATARVRRETDGSTVEIEVGVEDVLVGETVLVRPGERIAVDGIILRGASAVEQSALTGESVPLEKDAGDAVLAGSINGDGALEIETTRAAEDSTLARVLHLVEEAQDQKSPSQTFAERFETIFVPCVLGVVVLAAIVPPLAGWLAWDEALRRAITALVGASPCALALAAPAAMLAGIARAAQSGVLVKGGAHLENLGDLRAIAFDKTGTLTRGTPTVSEIIAATGRTETEVLTIAASIEASSNHPLALAVMQHALEQKLAVIEAQNVRAVGGRGAQGEVTGRLVRVGNARWMQENALELSAEFRAALERLGQSGQPTMFVGVDNAVAGIIAFQDALRPEARETVQRLRAQGLSHIALLSGDNERVANRLGESVGISDVRAALLPEDKVTALHELQQKHGVVAMVGDGVNDAPALAAATIGIAIGTGGTGGGATDAALETADAVLMSGDLSRLPFAVALSRQTRRIVRQNLWISLGVIAGLVPAALLGWAPLALAVVFHEGSTLVVVINALRLLRFKERASMVEIDRTSGAALESSALRH from the coding sequence ATGAAATCTCTCGAAGCGTATTCCACCGAGGCTCCGGCACTGCAAAACGAAACGATTGCAGTGCGTGGCATGGACTGCTCTTCGTGCGCGCGCACTATCGAGAAAACCGTGGCGCGTATGCCCGGAGTTGCGTCGGCGGAAGTGTCGTACTCCAGCGAAAAACTGCGTGTCTCCTTCGACTCGGCGCAAACCGACCGCGCGCACATTGAAGCCACCGTCGCAAAGCTCGGTTACGCCACGGGAAAACAGGCTGCGACCCGCGCGCCGCACAATCATAGTGAGCATTCTCACGACCATTCGCATCACAACCATTCGCATGGCGACCACGCGGCGCAAGGCTCTCACGGCGAAGCCTCGACGGCGCGCGAATTTGGTTTGTCCTTTCTCGCGGGTGTTGCACTTGCAGCGGCGTGGCTCGGCGAGCGATTTCTGTCGCTTCCGCACACGGCGGCGATTGCTTTGTATTGCGTGGCCTACGCGGCGGGCGGTTGGAACGTCGCCAAGCACGGCATCTCCAGCGCGCTGCGCGGACGGCTCGACATCGACTTTTTGATGGTAATTGCCGCAGTCGGTGCCGCGTGGCTCGGCGATTGGCCCGAAGGCGCGTTTCTCCTTTTCCTGTTTTCGATTTCTCACGCCCTCGAACATCGCGCGATGGATAAAGCGCGCGGTGCGATTCGCGCCTTGCAAAGCGTGCGGCCCGCGACGGCGCGCGTGCGCCGGGAAACCGATGGAAGTACGGTCGAAATTGAAGTTGGTGTGGAAGATGTGCTTGTGGGCGAAACCGTTCTGGTGCGGCCCGGCGAACGCATCGCGGTTGATGGAATCATCTTGCGCGGCGCATCGGCTGTCGAACAAAGCGCGCTGACGGGCGAAAGCGTGCCGCTGGAAAAAGACGCGGGCGACGCTGTTCTGGCGGGTTCAATAAACGGCGATGGCGCGCTGGAAATCGAGACGACGCGCGCCGCGGAAGATTCGACCCTGGCGCGCGTGCTTCATCTGGTGGAAGAAGCGCAAGACCAGAAATCGCCGTCGCAAACCTTTGCCGAACGCTTTGAAACCATTTTTGTACCGTGTGTGCTGGGCGTTGTCGTTTTAGCCGCGATTGTTCCACCGCTGGCAGGCTGGCTCGCCTGGGACGAAGCGCTGCGGCGCGCGATTACAGCGTTGGTGGGGGCGTCACCGTGTGCGCTGGCGTTGGCGGCACCGGCGGCGATGCTGGCCGGAATCGCGCGGGCCGCACAATCCGGCGTCTTGGTGAAAGGCGGCGCGCATCTGGAGAATCTGGGCGACCTGCGCGCAATTGCCTTCGATAAAACGGGTACCCTCACGCGCGGAACGCCGACTGTCAGCGAAATAATCGCGGCAACTGGCCGGACTGAAACGGAAGTTCTCACAATCGCAGCATCGATAGAAGCGAGCAGCAATCACCCGCTCGCGCTCGCTGTGATGCAGCACGCGCTGGAACAAAAGCTCGCCGTAATCGAAGCCCAGAACGTGCGCGCGGTTGGTGGACGCGGCGCGCAGGGCGAAGTGACGGGCCGTTTGGTTCGTGTCGGCAATGCGCGTTGGATGCAGGAAAACGCGTTGGAATTGTCGGCAGAGTTTCGAGCGGCGCTGGAACGTTTGGGCCAAAGCGGGCAGCCGACAATGTTTGTCGGGGTCGATAACGCGGTGGCGGGCATCATCGCGTTTCAAGACGCGTTGCGACCCGAAGCGCGCGAAACGGTGCAGCGATTGCGCGCGCAAGGTTTGTCTCATATCGCGCTGTTATCGGGTGACAATGAGCGTGTCGCCAATCGTCTCGGGGAAAGCGTGGGGATTTCCGATGTTCGCGCCGCTCTGTTGCCGGAAGACAAAGTCACGGCGTTGCACGAATTGCAGCAGAAACACGGCGTCGTCGCGATGGTAGGCGATGGCGTCAACGATGCCCCCGCGCTGGCTGCGGCGACAATCGGCATTGCGATTGGCACGGGCGGAACTGGCGGAGGCGCAACCGATGCAGCTCTTGAAACCGCTGACGCTGTCTTGATGAGCGGCGACTTGTCGCGCCTGCCGTTCGCGGTTGCGCTGTCGCGGCAAACGCGGCGCATCGTGCGGCAAAACCTATGGATTTCGTTGGGCGTGATTGCCGGGCTTGTGCCTGCGGCGTTGCTCGGTTGGGCGCCGCTGGCGCTTGCGGTCGTGTTTCACGAAGGCAGCACGCTCGTTGTGGTTATCAATGCTTTACGTCTTCTGCGTTTCAAAGAACGCGCGAGTATGGTCGAAATCGACCGTACTTCGGGTGCGGCTCTTGAATCGAGTGCTCTCAGGCATTAA
- a CDS encoding 3-deoxy-7-phosphoheptulonate synthase — MLPTQDLNVIETVRLSTPRTLKDSLPMTETSNRTVIEGRDAVKRILRREDSRMLIVVGPCSIHDAGGAMEYAEKLNRLREELGDRLFIVMRVYFEKPRTTVGWKGLINDPHLDDSYDIEAGLKAARRLLLDINAMGMPAATEFLDSIVPQYIDDLVTWAAIGARTTESQTHREMASGLSMPVGFKNGTDGSLQIALDAMQAAQAQHSFLGIDQDGFTSIVRTRGNRDGHVVLRGGHKRTNYDAESIAEAVAALEKAGQNPSLMVDCSHANSLKKHAQQEEVASSAVAQRAAGNQAIVGLMIESFLNEGNQPMQQNLADLKYGVSITDACLGWEATERVLRHAHQELS, encoded by the coding sequence ATGCTGCCAACCCAAGATTTGAATGTGATAGAAACCGTCCGTTTATCAACCCCGCGCACCCTGAAAGACAGCTTGCCAATGACCGAAACTTCGAACCGAACGGTTATCGAAGGCCGCGATGCCGTCAAGCGCATTTTGCGTCGTGAAGATTCGCGGATGCTCATCGTCGTGGGGCCGTGTTCGATTCACGACGCTGGCGGAGCAATGGAATACGCCGAAAAGCTGAACCGTTTGCGCGAAGAACTCGGCGACCGCTTGTTCATCGTGATGCGCGTTTATTTTGAAAAGCCGCGCACGACGGTAGGCTGGAAAGGGCTGATTAACGATCCGCACCTCGATGATAGCTATGACATCGAAGCCGGTTTAAAGGCCGCGCGTCGCTTGCTGCTCGACATCAACGCAATGGGAATGCCCGCCGCAACCGAATTTCTTGATTCGATTGTGCCTCAGTACATCGACGATCTGGTGACTTGGGCCGCGATTGGCGCGCGCACAACCGAATCGCAAACGCACCGCGAAATGGCCAGCGGCCTTTCGATGCCGGTCGGCTTCAAGAACGGCACCGACGGCAGCTTACAAATCGCGCTCGACGCGATGCAGGCCGCGCAGGCGCAGCACAGTTTTCTCGGCATCGATCAGGATGGTTTTACTTCCATCGTACGCACGCGTGGAAATCGCGACGGTCACGTCGTCCTGCGCGGTGGTCATAAGCGCACCAATTACGATGCGGAAAGCATTGCCGAAGCTGTCGCCGCGTTGGAAAAGGCCGGACAGAACCCATCGCTGATGGTCGATTGCAGCCATGCCAACTCCTTGAAAAAGCACGCGCAGCAGGAAGAAGTCGCCTCCAGCGCAGTTGCTCAACGTGCGGCAGGCAACCAGGCAATTGTCGGCCTGATGATCGAAAGCTTTCTCAATGAAGGTAATCAGCCGATGCAGCAGAATCTCGCGGACTTGAAATACGGCGTGAGCATCACCGATGCATGTCTCGGTTGGGAAGCTACGGAACGCGTGCTGCGCCACGCGCATCAAGAATTGTCTTGA
- a CDS encoding AAA family ATPase, which yields MISKRRTAGKGKAAKVASPTTDRRKPLAKHSQISSSQVRALVALVRGRYPQWRSFLDAGFVADEIDPKQATILRAQELLSEGELQELLDQGRTSRKNIAEERFDEFLRRLELVGQDNNLLWRRVPGQGDMGILYHEALDKPTFCLAIFDLLYGAGDSPARLERYLNYVRAHKLPNKWTFPTYFLFVCHPTTEFFVKPATMHWLLRFLGREEIWRTVPHAATYAAVREITSSLRAALNRYQPQDMVDIQSLVWIARAASSQARENSGSEALEVTAPTEVAPLDEKPSPYSLVQCATDTGLEEQMLAQWIEAIERKGQAIIYGPPGTGKTFLANHLARHLASPSPQNNTGGFWEVVQFHPAYAYEDFMQGIRPQPTKGGAVSYPLVPGRFLEFCRRAEQTRGRCVLVIDEINRADLSQVLGELMFLLEYRDQTIPLAGGGLFRIPMNVRLLGTMNTANRSVALLDPALRRRFAFLPMQPDYELLRCFHQRSARGEGTNAKLVESLIDLLQRINREINDPNHALGITYFLVDDLAHSLQSIWRFEVEPYLEEYFFDEAVKVEEFRWEKVANMLMPAPFLKGRRR from the coding sequence ATGATTTCCAAACGACGAACCGCAGGCAAAGGAAAAGCAGCGAAAGTTGCTTCCCCAACGACCGACAGGCGAAAACCTCTGGCAAAACATTCTCAAATCTCCTCGTCGCAAGTGCGCGCGCTTGTGGCGCTTGTGCGGGGGCGTTATCCGCAGTGGCGCAGTTTTCTAGATGCCGGTTTCGTCGCCGATGAAATCGACCCGAAGCAAGCGACAATTCTGCGCGCACAAGAACTGTTAAGTGAAGGTGAACTGCAGGAACTACTCGATCAGGGACGCACTTCGCGGAAAAATATCGCTGAAGAACGGTTCGATGAATTTCTGCGGCGTCTGGAACTCGTCGGGCAGGATAATAACCTTTTGTGGCGGCGCGTTCCCGGACAGGGCGATATGGGAATTCTTTACCACGAGGCGCTCGACAAGCCGACATTCTGCCTTGCTATCTTCGACCTGCTGTATGGAGCGGGCGACTCACCGGCACGACTAGAGCGTTACCTCAACTATGTGCGCGCCCACAAACTGCCGAATAAATGGACGTTTCCAACCTACTTTCTTTTCGTATGCCACCCGACGACGGAATTCTTCGTCAAGCCAGCGACGATGCATTGGCTACTTCGGTTTCTGGGCCGTGAAGAAATCTGGCGCACTGTCCCGCACGCCGCGACTTATGCGGCAGTGAGAGAAATCACCTCTTCGCTGCGTGCTGCGCTTAACCGCTATCAGCCGCAAGATATGGTTGATATTCAAAGTCTTGTCTGGATCGCGCGTGCTGCGTCGTCTCAAGCCCGAGAGAATTCCGGGAGCGAAGCGCTTGAAGTAACGGCTCCTACCGAAGTTGCACCTCTGGATGAAAAGCCATCTCCTTACAGCCTAGTTCAATGTGCGACTGATACGGGTTTAGAAGAGCAGATGCTGGCCCAATGGATTGAAGCCATCGAGCGCAAAGGGCAAGCGATTATTTACGGTCCACCGGGGACTGGCAAAACATTCCTCGCGAATCATCTGGCGCGTCATCTGGCTTCTCCTTCCCCACAGAACAATACCGGAGGCTTCTGGGAAGTTGTACAATTTCATCCGGCGTATGCTTACGAAGATTTCATGCAAGGCATCCGGCCACAACCAACGAAAGGCGGCGCTGTTTCCTATCCCCTTGTGCCGGGACGTTTTTTGGAGTTCTGCCGCCGCGCCGAGCAGACAAGAGGCCGTTGCGTTCTGGTTATCGACGAAATTAATCGCGCCGATTTAAGTCAGGTTCTGGGTGAGTTGATGTTTCTACTTGAATACCGCGACCAAACCATACCATTGGCGGGTGGTGGACTCTTTCGTATTCCGATGAACGTGCGTTTGCTGGGCACAATGAATACAGCGAATCGTTCTGTTGCACTTCTCGATCCGGCGCTGCGCCGCCGCTTTGCGTTTTTGCCGATGCAACCAGATTACGAACTTTTACGCTGCTTTCACCAAAGGTCGGCCAGAGGTGAAGGAACAAACGCAAAACTGGTCGAAAGCCTCATCGACCTGCTTCAGAGGATTAATCGCGAGATTAACGACCCGAACCATGCGCTGGGCATTACCTACTTTCTCGTCGATGATTTAGCGCATTCTCTCCAAAGTATCTGGCGCTTCGAGGTGGAGCCTTATCTCGAAGAATATTTTTTCGATGAAGCCGTAAAGGTCGAAGAGTTTCGTTGGGAGAAAGTTGCAAATATGCTCATGCCCGCGCCTTTCTTAAAAGGCCGCCGAAGATGA